A region from the Canis lupus dingo isolate Sandy chromosome 9, ASM325472v2, whole genome shotgun sequence genome encodes:
- the FCN2 gene encoding ficolin-2, producing MQRGGLAAGPAVLAVTALLCTVASTEDTCPEAKVLDLEGSGKLTILRGCPGLPGAVGSKGDAGVDGARGAPGPPGVPGKAGPPGPKGNQGERGVQGQKGEPGSPQSCNTAPRTCRELLTRGTFLSGWHTIYLPDCRPLTVLCDMDTDSGGWTVFQRRTDGSVDFFRDWASYKQGFGSQLGEFWLGNENIHALTAQGTSELRVDLMDFEGNHQFAKYTSFKVAGEAEKYRLVLGAFVEGSAGDSLSYHNTQPFSTKDQDNDSTTENCAERYKGGWWYSKCHLSNLNGLYLRGPHDSFANGVNWKTGRGYNYSYKVSEMKLRPA from the exons ATGCAGCGGGGCGGACTTGCTGCAGGACCTGCCGTCCTGGCCGTCACTGCCCTCCTGTGCACTGTGGCCTCGACTGAGGACACCTGTCCCG AGGCGAAGGTGCTAGATCTGGAGGGTTCTGGCAAGCTCACCATCCTCCGAGGCTGCCCGGGGCTGCCAGGGGCCGTGGGGTCCAAGGGAGACGCAGGCGTCGATGGAGCGAGAG GAGCACCTGGTCCCCCTGGAGTCCCTGGGAAGGCCGGACCACCGGGACCCAAAG GaaaccaaggagagagaggcGTGCAGGGGCAGAAAG GAGAGCCCGGGTCACCTCAGTCCTGCAACACAG CACCTCGGACCTGCAGGGAGCTGCTGACCAGGGGGACCTTTCTGAGCGGTTGGCACACCATCTACCTGCCCGACTGCCGGCCCCTGACTGTGCTGTGCGACATGGACACGGACAGTGGGGGCTGGACC GTTTTCCAGCGAAGGACCGACGGCTCCGTGGACTTCTTCCGCGACTGGGCCTCCTACAAGCAGGGCTTCGGCAGTCAGCTGGGGGAGTTCTGGCTGGGGAATGAGAACATCCACGCCCTGACCGCCCAGG GAACCAGTGAGCTCCGTGTGGACCTCATGGACTTCGAGGGCAACCACCAGTTTGCCAAGTACACATCGTTCAAGGTGGCGGGTGAGGCTGAGAAGTACAGGCTGGTCCTGGGGGCCTTCGTGGAGGGCAGCGCAG GCGACTCCCTGTCATACCACAACACCCAGCCCTTCTCCACCAAAGACCAGGACAACGACTCAACTACGGAAAACTGTGCAGAGCGGTACAAGGGGGGCTGGTGGTACTCTAAGTGCCATCTGTCGAACCTCAATGGTCTCTACCTCCGGGGGCCCCACGACAGCTTTGCCAACGGCGTCAACTGGAAGACTGGGAGAGGCTACAACTACAGCTACAAGGTGTCGGAGATGAAGCTGCGGCCGGCCTAG